A window from Pongo abelii isolate AG06213 chromosome 6, NHGRI_mPonAbe1-v2.0_pri, whole genome shotgun sequence encodes these proteins:
- the TMEM209 gene encoding transmembrane protein 209 isoform X6 encodes MMQGEAHPSASLIDRTIKMRKETEARKVVLAWGLLNVSMAGMIYTEMTGKLISSYYNVTYWPLWYIELALASLFSLNALFDFWRYFKYTVAPTSLVVSPGQQTLLGLKTAVVQTTPPHDLAATQIPPAPPSPSIQGQSVLSYSPSRSPSTSPKFTTSCMTGYSPQLQGLSSGGSGSYSPGVTYSPVSGYNKLASFSPSPPSSYPTTVGPVESSGLRSRYRSSPTVYNSPTDKEDYMTDLRTLDTFLRSEEEKQHRVKLGSPDSTSPSSSPTFWNYSRSMGDYAQTLKKFQYQLACRSQAPCANKDEADLSSKQAAEEVWARVAMNRQLLDHMDSWTAKFRNWINETILVPLVQEIESVSTQMRRMGCPELQIGELSQGGCMSSFRWNRGGDFKGRKWDTDLPTDSAIIMHVFCTYLDSRLPPHPKYPDGKTFTSQHFVQTPNKPDVTNENVFCIYQSAINPPHYELIYQRHVYNLPKGRNNMFHTLLMFLYIIKTKESGMLGRVNLGLSGVNILWIFGE; translated from the exons ATG atGCAGGGGGAGGCACACCCTAGTGCTTCCCTTATTGACAGAACCATcaagatgagaaaagaaacagaggCTAGGAAAGTGGTCTTAGCCTGGGGACTCCTAAATGTATCTATGGCTGGAATGATATATACTGAAAT gaCTGGAAAATTGATTAGTTCATACTACAATGTGACATACTGGCCCCTCTGGTATATTG AGCTTGCCCTTGCATCTCTCTTCAGCCTTAATGCCTTATTTGATTTTTGGAGATATTTCAAATATACTGTGGCACCAACAAGTCTGGTTGTTAGTCCTGGACAGCAAACACTTTTAGGGTTGAAAACAGCTG ttgTACAGACTACGCCTCCACATGATCTGGCAGCAACCCAAATCCCTCCCGCTCCACCTTCCCCTTCAATTCAGGGTCAGAGTGTGTTGAGTTATAGCCCATCTCGTTCACCCAGTACCAGTCCCAAGTTCACCACCAGCTGTATGACTGGTTACAGCCCTCAGCTGCAAGGTCTGTCCTCAGGTGGCAGTGGTTCTTATAGCCCTGGAGTGACCTACTCGCCCGTCAGTGGTTATAATAAG TTGGCGAGCTTTAGCCCCTCTCCTCCTTCTTCATACCCTACCACTGTTGGAccagtggagagcagtggattgAGATCTCGCTACCGTTCTTCACCTACCGTCTACAACTCACCTACTGACAAAGAAGACTACATGACCGACCTACGAACTTTGGATACTTTTCTTAGAAGTGAAGAGGAGAAACAGCATAGGGTTAAgctgg GGAGCCCAGATTCTACCTCTCCTTCCAGCAGTCCTACTTTCTGGAACTACAGTCGTTCTATGGGGGATTATGCACAAACTTTAAAGAAGTTTCAGTATCAGCTTGCCTGTAGGTCTCAGGCCCCATGTGCTAACAAAGATGAAGCCGATCTCAGCTCTAAACAAGCCGCAGAAGAG GTTTGGGCAAGAGTGGCTATGAATAGACAACTTCTTGATCATATGGATTCATGGACAGctaaatttagaaat TGGATCAATGAGACAATATTAGTGCCACTTGTTCAAGAGATTGAGTCTGTCAGCACACAGATGAGACGAATGGGTTGTCCAGAGCTACAGATAGGAG AACTCTCTCAGGGAGGTTGTATGAGCTCATTTCGATGGAACAGAGGTGGCGACTTCAAAGGACGAAAGTGGGATACAGACCTGCCCACCGATTCTGCT ATCATCATGCATGTATTTTGCACCTACCTTGATTCCAGATTACCTCCACATCCGAAGTATCCCGACGGAAAAACTTTTACTTCTCAGCACTTTGTTCAGACACCAAATAAACCAG ATGTTACAAATGAGAATGTTTTTTGCATTTATCAGAGTGCCATCAACCCTCCCCATTATGAGCTCATCTACCAGCGTCATGTGTACAACCTGCCAAAG
- the TMEM209 gene encoding transmembrane protein 209 isoform X4 produces MMQGEAHPSASLIDRTIKMRKETEARKVVLAWGLLNVSMAGMIYTEMTGKLISSYYNVTYWPLWYIELALASLFSLNALFDFWRYFKYTVAPTSLVVSPGQQTLLGLKTAVVQTTPPHDLAATQIPPAPPSPSIQGQSVLSYSPSRSPSTSPKFTTSCMTGYSPQLQGLSSGGSGSYSPGVTYSPVSGYNKLASFSPSPPSSYPTTVGPVESSGLRSRYRSSPTVYNSPTDKEDYMTDLRTLDTFLRSEEEKQHRVKLGSPDSTSPSSSPTFWNYSRSMGDYAQTLKKFQYQLACRSQAPCANKDEADLSSKQAAEEVWARVAMNRQLLDHMDSWTAKFRNWINETILVPLVQEIESVSTQMRRMGCPELQIGEASITSLKQAALVKAPLIPTLNTIVQYLDLTPNQEYLFERIKELSQGGCMSSFRWNRGGDFKGRKWDTDLPTDSAIIMHVFCTYLDSRLPPHPKYPDGKTFTSQHFVQTPNKPDVTNENVFCIYQSAINPPHYELIYQRHVYNLPKGRNNMFHTLLMFLYIIKTKESGMLGRVNLGLSGVNILWIFGE; encoded by the exons ATG atGCAGGGGGAGGCACACCCTAGTGCTTCCCTTATTGACAGAACCATcaagatgagaaaagaaacagaggCTAGGAAAGTGGTCTTAGCCTGGGGACTCCTAAATGTATCTATGGCTGGAATGATATATACTGAAAT gaCTGGAAAATTGATTAGTTCATACTACAATGTGACATACTGGCCCCTCTGGTATATTG AGCTTGCCCTTGCATCTCTCTTCAGCCTTAATGCCTTATTTGATTTTTGGAGATATTTCAAATATACTGTGGCACCAACAAGTCTGGTTGTTAGTCCTGGACAGCAAACACTTTTAGGGTTGAAAACAGCTG ttgTACAGACTACGCCTCCACATGATCTGGCAGCAACCCAAATCCCTCCCGCTCCACCTTCCCCTTCAATTCAGGGTCAGAGTGTGTTGAGTTATAGCCCATCTCGTTCACCCAGTACCAGTCCCAAGTTCACCACCAGCTGTATGACTGGTTACAGCCCTCAGCTGCAAGGTCTGTCCTCAGGTGGCAGTGGTTCTTATAGCCCTGGAGTGACCTACTCGCCCGTCAGTGGTTATAATAAG TTGGCGAGCTTTAGCCCCTCTCCTCCTTCTTCATACCCTACCACTGTTGGAccagtggagagcagtggattgAGATCTCGCTACCGTTCTTCACCTACCGTCTACAACTCACCTACTGACAAAGAAGACTACATGACCGACCTACGAACTTTGGATACTTTTCTTAGAAGTGAAGAGGAGAAACAGCATAGGGTTAAgctgg GGAGCCCAGATTCTACCTCTCCTTCCAGCAGTCCTACTTTCTGGAACTACAGTCGTTCTATGGGGGATTATGCACAAACTTTAAAGAAGTTTCAGTATCAGCTTGCCTGTAGGTCTCAGGCCCCATGTGCTAACAAAGATGAAGCCGATCTCAGCTCTAAACAAGCCGCAGAAGAG GTTTGGGCAAGAGTGGCTATGAATAGACAACTTCTTGATCATATGGATTCATGGACAGctaaatttagaaat TGGATCAATGAGACAATATTAGTGCCACTTGTTCAAGAGATTGAGTCTGTCAGCACACAGATGAGACGAATGGGTTGTCCAGAGCTACAGATAGGAG AGGCTAGTATTACTAGCTTGAAACAAGCCGCCCTGGTTAAAGCACCTCTCATTCCGACTTTGAACACAATTGTTCAGTATCTAGACCTTACTCCAAATCAGGAATACTTGTTTGAAAGGATCAAAG AACTCTCTCAGGGAGGTTGTATGAGCTCATTTCGATGGAACAGAGGTGGCGACTTCAAAGGACGAAAGTGGGATACAGACCTGCCCACCGATTCTGCT ATCATCATGCATGTATTTTGCACCTACCTTGATTCCAGATTACCTCCACATCCGAAGTATCCCGACGGAAAAACTTTTACTTCTCAGCACTTTGTTCAGACACCAAATAAACCAG ATGTTACAAATGAGAATGTTTTTTGCATTTATCAGAGTGCCATCAACCCTCCCCATTATGAGCTCATCTACCAGCGTCATGTGTACAACCTGCCAAAG
- the TMEM209 gene encoding transmembrane protein 209 isoform X5 — protein MQGEAHPSASLIDRTIKMRKETEARKVVLAWGLLNVSMAGMIYTEMTGKLISSYYNVTYWPLWYIELALASLFSLNALFDFWRYFKYTVAPTSLVVSPGQQTLLGLKTAVVQTTPPHDLAATQIPPAPPSPSIQGQSVLSYSPSRSPSTSPKFTTSCMTGYSPQLQGLSSGGSGSYSPGVTYSPVSGYNKLASFSPSPPSSYPTTVGPVESSGLRSRYRSSPTVYNSPTDKEDYMTDLRTLDTFLRSEEEKQHRVKLGSPDSTSPSSSPTFWNYSRSMGDYAQTLKKFQYQLACRSQAPCANKDEADLSSKQAAEEVWARVAMNRQLLDHMDSWTAKFRNWINETILVPLVQEIESVSTQMRRMGCPELQIGEASITSLKQAALVKAPLIPTLNTIVQYLDLTPNQEYLFERIKELSQGGCMSSFRWNRGGDFKGRKWDTDLPTDSAIIMHVFCTYLDSRLPPHPKYPDGKTFTSQHFVQTPNKPDVTNENVFCIYQSAINPPHYELIYQRHVYNLPKGRNNMFHTLLMFLYIIKTKESGMLGRVNLGLSGVNILWIFGE, from the exons atGCAGGGGGAGGCACACCCTAGTGCTTCCCTTATTGACAGAACCATcaagatgagaaaagaaacagaggCTAGGAAAGTGGTCTTAGCCTGGGGACTCCTAAATGTATCTATGGCTGGAATGATATATACTGAAAT gaCTGGAAAATTGATTAGTTCATACTACAATGTGACATACTGGCCCCTCTGGTATATTG AGCTTGCCCTTGCATCTCTCTTCAGCCTTAATGCCTTATTTGATTTTTGGAGATATTTCAAATATACTGTGGCACCAACAAGTCTGGTTGTTAGTCCTGGACAGCAAACACTTTTAGGGTTGAAAACAGCTG ttgTACAGACTACGCCTCCACATGATCTGGCAGCAACCCAAATCCCTCCCGCTCCACCTTCCCCTTCAATTCAGGGTCAGAGTGTGTTGAGTTATAGCCCATCTCGTTCACCCAGTACCAGTCCCAAGTTCACCACCAGCTGTATGACTGGTTACAGCCCTCAGCTGCAAGGTCTGTCCTCAGGTGGCAGTGGTTCTTATAGCCCTGGAGTGACCTACTCGCCCGTCAGTGGTTATAATAAG TTGGCGAGCTTTAGCCCCTCTCCTCCTTCTTCATACCCTACCACTGTTGGAccagtggagagcagtggattgAGATCTCGCTACCGTTCTTCACCTACCGTCTACAACTCACCTACTGACAAAGAAGACTACATGACCGACCTACGAACTTTGGATACTTTTCTTAGAAGTGAAGAGGAGAAACAGCATAGGGTTAAgctgg GGAGCCCAGATTCTACCTCTCCTTCCAGCAGTCCTACTTTCTGGAACTACAGTCGTTCTATGGGGGATTATGCACAAACTTTAAAGAAGTTTCAGTATCAGCTTGCCTGTAGGTCTCAGGCCCCATGTGCTAACAAAGATGAAGCCGATCTCAGCTCTAAACAAGCCGCAGAAGAG GTTTGGGCAAGAGTGGCTATGAATAGACAACTTCTTGATCATATGGATTCATGGACAGctaaatttagaaat TGGATCAATGAGACAATATTAGTGCCACTTGTTCAAGAGATTGAGTCTGTCAGCACACAGATGAGACGAATGGGTTGTCCAGAGCTACAGATAGGAG AGGCTAGTATTACTAGCTTGAAACAAGCCGCCCTGGTTAAAGCACCTCTCATTCCGACTTTGAACACAATTGTTCAGTATCTAGACCTTACTCCAAATCAGGAATACTTGTTTGAAAGGATCAAAG AACTCTCTCAGGGAGGTTGTATGAGCTCATTTCGATGGAACAGAGGTGGCGACTTCAAAGGACGAAAGTGGGATACAGACCTGCCCACCGATTCTGCT ATCATCATGCATGTATTTTGCACCTACCTTGATTCCAGATTACCTCCACATCCGAAGTATCCCGACGGAAAAACTTTTACTTCTCAGCACTTTGTTCAGACACCAAATAAACCAG ATGTTACAAATGAGAATGTTTTTTGCATTTATCAGAGTGCCATCAACCCTCCCCATTATGAGCTCATCTACCAGCGTCATGTGTACAACCTGCCAAAG
- the SSMEM1 gene encoding serine-rich single-pass membrane protein 1: protein MGDLFSLFWEVDPPPIPLNCAIPNQDYECWKDDSCGTIGSFLLWYFVIVFVLMFFSRASVWISEDKKDEGSGTSTSVRKASKETSCKRQSKDSAWDPSQTMKKPKQNQLTPVTNSEVALVNAYLEQRRARCQSQFNEVNQNQHDSDTTECGSEESNSEASSWKESESEHPSPDSIRRRKTAQRQRNLGSYQMNERHCLHCKALRTNEWLVHHSRQKPSVTPPMKGDSQEESSISDINTKFSKF, encoded by the exons ATGGGAgaccttttttccttattttgggAGGTAGATCCTCCCCCCATACCTTTAAATTGTGCCATTCCAAATCAGGATTATGAATGCTGGAAGGATGACTCTTGTGGGACCATAGGGAGCTTCCTGCTTTGGTATTTTGTTATCGTATTTGTCCTGATGTTCTTCTCTAGGGCTTCTGTCTGG ATCTCTGAGGATAAAAAGGATGAAGGCAGTGGGACAAGTACTTCAGTAAGGAAAG CAAGCAAAGAGACTTCCTGTAAGCGGCAAAGCAAAGACAGTGCCTGGGATCCCTCACAAACAATGAAGAAACCAAAGCAGAACCAACTTACCCCTGTAACCAACTCAGAAGTGGCTTTGGTCAATGCCTATCTTGAACAAAGACGAGCCAGGTGCCAGTCTCAGTTCAATGAGGTGAACCAGAACCAACATGACAGTGATACTACAGAGTGTGGCAGTGAAGAGTCTAACTCAGAAGCCTCCTCGTGGAAGGAGAGTGAAAGTGAACACCCATCACCAGACAGTATTAGGAGGAGAAAAACGGCTCAGAGGCAAAGGAATCTGGGAAGTTACCAAATGAACGAAAGGCACTGCCTGCACTGCAAAGCATTGAGAACCAATGAATGGTTGGTGCACCATTCCCGACAGAAGCCTTCAGTAACACCGCCAATGAAAGGAGACAGTCAAGAGGAAAGTTCCATATCTGACATTAACACGAAATTtagtaaattttga